Proteins from a genomic interval of Amycolatopsis sp. cg13:
- a CDS encoding amidase family protein, translating into MAAPARPLPSDPAAAVSGYAEAAGISWPDDRPALPDLLGLPLADRCRLHELGEWDDRKWAEQNETWHAVADARYRAVTARRGPGAGTPLIRVGVKDTVDVAGLPTSLGLRHYRHHPAASAEALSRLAGVERQVIGKVVSTELNIGVGSGCVNPYFPHIDPAGSSTGAGVAVAANLCDLAMGTDVLGSVRWPAGHCGTVGLRMTHDPGLLRGIFPLSPPMDAVGWVARTAEDLAFLWQRLGLRALLGPAGQPLPSRCRIGVPVHVREGSCSPEMLETLDLAASALADDGNEIADLRVDDLWQHRGSAWQLCARQAWDGYQLWRHWITVPLHASTEQALEVGARVSDSQYAEILDAMFACRQGNAARFGDRTHAWLLPLDPSPPPDLRTSRPVATTIPAPGEPGYDRRIGYTPIASFAGLPAIAVPVRLSPVNRAPLGVQIVGPPGGEERLIDLARRVQLRLAPSDLRPA; encoded by the coding sequence ATGGCCGCCCCGGCCCGTCCGCTCCCGTCCGATCCCGCCGCGGCGGTCAGCGGCTACGCCGAGGCCGCGGGAATCTCCTGGCCGGACGACCGCCCGGCGCTGCCGGATCTGCTCGGACTTCCGCTCGCCGACCGGTGCCGCCTGCACGAGCTGGGCGAATGGGACGACCGGAAATGGGCGGAGCAGAACGAAACCTGGCACGCCGTCGCCGACGCCCGGTACCGGGCGGTCACCGCGCGGCGGGGCCCGGGAGCGGGCACGCCGCTGATCCGCGTCGGCGTGAAAGACACCGTCGACGTCGCGGGCCTGCCGACCTCGCTGGGCCTGCGCCATTACCGGCACCATCCGGCCGCGTCGGCCGAAGCGCTCTCCCGGCTCGCCGGGGTCGAGCGCCAGGTGATCGGCAAGGTCGTGAGCACCGAGCTGAACATCGGCGTCGGCTCCGGCTGCGTGAATCCCTATTTCCCGCACATCGACCCCGCGGGTTCGAGCACCGGCGCGGGCGTCGCCGTCGCCGCGAACCTCTGCGATCTCGCGATGGGCACGGACGTCCTCGGGTCGGTGCGCTGGCCGGCCGGGCACTGCGGCACCGTCGGATTGCGGATGACCCACGATCCGGGGCTGCTGCGCGGCATCTTCCCGCTGTCCCCGCCGATGGACGCGGTCGGCTGGGTGGCGCGCACGGCCGAGGATCTCGCGTTTCTGTGGCAGCGCCTGGGTTTGCGCGCCCTGCTCGGACCGGCCGGGCAGCCGTTGCCTTCCCGCTGCCGCATCGGCGTGCCCGTCCACGTCCGGGAAGGCTCGTGCAGTCCCGAAATGCTGGAAACGCTCGACCTGGCCGCGTCCGCGCTGGCCGACGACGGCAACGAGATCGCCGACCTGAGGGTGGACGACCTCTGGCAGCACCGCGGCTCCGCCTGGCAGCTCTGCGCCCGGCAGGCATGGGACGGCTACCAGCTCTGGCGGCACTGGATCACCGTGCCGTTGCACGCGAGCACCGAACAAGCGCTGGAAGTCGGCGCCCGGGTCAGCGACAGCCAGTACGCGGAGATCCTCGACGCGATGTTCGCCTGCCGGCAGGGCAACGCCGCCCGCTTCGGCGACCGCACGCACGCCTGGCTGCTTCCGCTGGATCCCTCTCCCCCGCCCGATCTGCGGACCAGCCGCCCGGTCGCCACCACCATTCCCGCCCCCGGCGAGCCCGGCTACGACCGGCGGATCGGCTACACCCCGATCGCCAGTTTCGCCGGGCTGCCCGCCATCGCCGTGCCCGTCCGGCTCAGCCCGGTGAACCGCGCCCCGCTCGGGGTGCAGATCGTCGGGCCGCCCGGCGGCGAAGAACGCCTGATCGACCTGGCCCGGCGGGTCCAGCTCCGGCTGGCGCCGTCCGACCTCCGTCCCGCGTGA